One genomic window of Pseudomonas sp. LFM046 includes the following:
- the oscA gene encoding sulfur starvation response protein OscA, with protein sequence MSATLRSLEGQDEASILREIQSALHGLRFGSVEITVHNGQVVQIERKEKFRLQQPNPRSN encoded by the coding sequence ATGAGCGCAACCCTCCGTAGCCTGGAAGGCCAGGACGAAGCCAGCATCCTGCGCGAAATCCAGAGTGCCCTGCACGGCCTGCGTTTCGGCTCGGTGGAGATCACCGTGCACAACGGCCAGGTGGTGCAGATCGAACGCAAGGAAAAATTCCGCCTGCAGCAACCGAACCCACGCAGCAACTGA
- the cysT gene encoding sulfate ABC transporter permease subunit CysT: protein MSRRISPVIPGFGLTLGYTLVYLSLLVLIPLGALFLKTTQLSWEQFWAIISAPRVLAALKLSFGTALASAVINGIIGTLLAWVLVRYDFFGRKVIDAMVDLPFALPTAVAGIALTALYAPAGPVGQFATDLGFKIAYTPLGITLALTFVTLPFVVRTVQPVLADIPREVEEAAACLGAQPVQVFRHVLLPALLPAWLTGFALAFARGVGEYGSVIFIAGNMPMKTEILPLLIMVKLDQYDYTGATAIGVLMLVVAFVLLLLINLLQRRIETP from the coding sequence ATGTCGCGACGCATTTCACCGGTCATACCCGGCTTCGGGCTGACCCTGGGATACACCCTGGTGTATCTCAGCCTGCTGGTCCTGATCCCCCTGGGTGCCCTGTTCCTCAAGACCACGCAGCTCTCCTGGGAGCAATTCTGGGCCATCATCAGCGCCCCCCGCGTACTCGCCGCCCTCAAGCTCAGTTTCGGCACCGCCCTGGCCTCCGCCGTGATCAACGGCATCATCGGCACGCTGCTGGCCTGGGTGCTGGTGCGCTACGACTTCTTCGGCCGCAAGGTGATCGACGCCATGGTCGACCTGCCCTTCGCGCTGCCGACGGCGGTGGCCGGTATCGCCCTCACCGCCCTCTATGCGCCGGCCGGCCCGGTGGGCCAGTTCGCCACCGACCTCGGCTTCAAGATCGCCTACACCCCGCTGGGTATCACCCTGGCCCTGACCTTCGTCACCCTGCCCTTCGTGGTGCGGACCGTGCAGCCGGTGCTGGCGGACATCCCCCGCGAAGTGGAAGAGGCCGCCGCCTGCCTGGGCGCCCAACCGGTGCAGGTCTTCCGCCACGTGCTGCTGCCGGCCCTGCTGCCGGCCTGGCTGACCGGCTTCGCACTGGCCTTCGCCCGGGGTGTGGGTGAGTACGGCTCGGTGATCTTCATCGCCGGCAACATGCCGATGAAGACCGAGATCCTGCCGCTGCTGATCATGGTCAAGCTGGACCAGTACGACTACACCGGCGCCACCGCCATCGGCGTGCTGATGCTGGTGGTGGCCTTCGTCCTGTTGCTGCTGATCAACCTGCTGCAACGCCGTATCGAGACCCCGTGA
- a CDS encoding sulfite exporter TauE/SafE family protein has product MITYLPLITATFLLAGTVKGVVGLGLPTISVGLLGLVMPPMQAAALLIVPSMVTNIWQLAAGSSPLAMLRRLWPMMAGICVGTWAMTWVVNAAELPEATTLLGVALVAYSLLGLASVRFSVAPANEGWLGPVIGAVTGALTALTGVFVIPAVPYLQAIGLEKDELVQALGLSFTASTLALAASLGHSGELLQPAVFGASLLALLPALLGMAGGQWLRKRISAERFRRWFFIGLLLLGTDLALRGLV; this is encoded by the coding sequence CTGATTACCTACCTGCCCCTGATCACCGCCACCTTCCTGCTCGCCGGCACCGTGAAGGGCGTCGTCGGCCTGGGCCTGCCGACCATCTCCGTCGGCCTGCTGGGCCTGGTGATGCCACCGATGCAGGCCGCCGCCCTGCTCATCGTGCCGTCGATGGTCACCAATATCTGGCAGCTCGCCGCCGGCAGCAGCCCACTGGCCATGCTGCGGCGCCTGTGGCCGATGATGGCGGGGATCTGCGTCGGCACCTGGGCCATGACCTGGGTGGTGAATGCTGCTGAACTGCCCGAAGCCACGACCCTGCTGGGCGTCGCCCTGGTGGCCTACTCCCTGCTCGGGCTGGCCTCGGTGCGCTTCAGCGTGGCACCGGCCAATGAAGGCTGGCTGGGCCCGGTGATCGGTGCCGTCACCGGCGCCCTGACGGCGCTGACTGGCGTCTTCGTGATCCCCGCAGTGCCGTACCTGCAAGCCATCGGCCTGGAGAAGGACGAACTGGTGCAGGCCCTCGGCCTGTCGTTCACCGCCTCCACCCTCGCCCTGGCGGCGAGCCTTGGCCACAGCGGAGAACTGCTGCAACCGGCGGTATTCGGCGCTTCCTTGCTGGCCCTGCTGCCGGCCCTGCTCGGCATGGCCGGCGGCCAGTGGCTGCGCAAGCGCATCAGCGCCGAGCGCTTCCGCCGGTGGTTCTTCATCGGCCTGCTGCTGCTCGGCACCGACCTGGCCCTGCGCGGCCTGGTCTGA
- the cysW gene encoding sulfate ABC transporter permease subunit CysW translates to MSSASLTAASSANAARRGSAWGRRILIAAAWLAFALFLLLPLLVVLGEALKDGLGTFFAAIFEPDALSALKLTLIAVFISVPLNLVFGVAAAWCVSKYEFRGKSLLVTLIDLPFSVSPVIAGLIYVLLFGAQGYFGQWLSDRDIQIIFAVPGIVLATIFVTFPFVARELIPLMQEQGTQEEEAARLLGANGWQMFWHVTLPNIKWGLIYGVVLCTARAMGEFGAVSVVSGHIRGVTNTLPLHVEILYNEYNHVAAFSVASLLLVLALFILLLKQWSESRLSRLKSNADEE, encoded by the coding sequence ATGAGTTCTGCAAGCCTGACCGCCGCGTCCTCCGCCAACGCCGCCCGCCGGGGCAGCGCCTGGGGTCGCCGCATCCTGATCGCCGCTGCCTGGCTGGCCTTCGCCCTGTTCCTCCTGCTGCCGTTGCTGGTGGTCCTGGGCGAGGCGTTGAAGGACGGCCTGGGCACCTTCTTCGCCGCCATCTTCGAGCCGGATGCCCTTTCCGCGCTGAAGCTGACCCTGATCGCCGTGTTCATCTCGGTGCCGCTCAACCTGGTGTTCGGCGTGGCCGCCGCCTGGTGCGTGAGCAAGTACGAGTTCCGCGGCAAGAGCCTGCTGGTGACCCTGATCGACCTGCCGTTCTCGGTCTCGCCGGTGATCGCCGGCCTGATCTATGTGCTGCTGTTCGGCGCCCAGGGCTACTTCGGGCAATGGCTGAGCGACCGCGACATCCAGATCATCTTCGCCGTGCCCGGCATCGTCCTGGCCACCATCTTCGTCACCTTCCCCTTCGTCGCCCGCGAATTGATCCCGCTGATGCAGGAACAGGGCACCCAGGAAGAAGAAGCCGCACGCCTGCTGGGCGCCAACGGCTGGCAGATGTTCTGGCACGTGACCCTGCCGAACATCAAATGGGGCCTGATCTACGGCGTGGTGCTCTGCACCGCGCGGGCCATGGGCGAGTTCGGCGCGGTGTCGGTGGTTTCCGGCCATATCCGTGGCGTCACCAACACCCTGCCGCTGCATGTCGAGATTCTCTACAACGAGTACAACCACGTCGCCGCCTTCAGCGTCGCCAGCCTGCTGCTGGTGCTCGCGCTGTTCATCCTGCTGCTCAAGCAGTGGAGCGAGTCGCGCCTGTCCCGTCTCAAGTCGAATGCTGATGAGGAGTAA
- a CDS encoding sulfate ABC transporter ATP-binding protein: MSIEIRNVSKNFNAFKALNQINLDIHSGELVALLGPSGCGKTTLLRIIAGLETPDVGSIVFHGEDVSQHDVRDRNVGFVFQHYALFRHMTVFDNVAFGLRMKPKRERPSEKQIAEKVHELLNMVQLDWLADRYPEQLSGGQRQRIALARALAVEPKILLLDEPFGALDAKVRKELRRWLARLHEEINLTSVFVTHDQEEAMEVADRIVVMNKGVIEQIGSPGEVYEHPSSDFVYHFLGDSNRLHLGDDQHLLFRPHEVSLSRQEVAEHRAAEVRDIRPLGAITRVTLKVDGQDELIEAEVVKDHDSLVGLVRGETLFFKPKVWQKAAGF, encoded by the coding sequence ATGAGCATCGAAATCCGTAACGTCAGCAAGAACTTCAATGCCTTCAAGGCCCTCAACCAGATCAACCTGGATATCCACAGCGGCGAGCTGGTCGCCCTGCTCGGCCCGTCCGGCTGCGGCAAGACCACCCTGCTGCGGATCATCGCCGGCCTGGAAACCCCGGACGTCGGCAGCATCGTGTTCCACGGCGAGGACGTCTCCCAGCACGACGTGCGTGATCGCAATGTCGGCTTCGTGTTCCAGCACTACGCCCTGTTCCGCCACATGACGGTGTTCGACAACGTCGCCTTCGGCCTGCGCATGAAGCCCAAGCGCGAACGCCCGAGTGAGAAGCAGATCGCCGAGAAGGTCCACGAGCTGCTGAACATGGTGCAGCTGGACTGGTTGGCCGACCGCTACCCGGAGCAGCTCTCCGGCGGCCAGCGCCAGCGTATCGCCCTGGCCCGTGCCCTGGCGGTGGAGCCGAAGATCCTCCTGCTGGACGAACCCTTCGGCGCCCTCGACGCCAAGGTGCGCAAGGAGCTGCGCCGCTGGCTGGCGCGGCTGCACGAAGAGATCAACCTGACCTCCGTGTTCGTCACCCACGACCAGGAAGAAGCCATGGAAGTGGCCGACCGCATCGTGGTGATGAACAAGGGCGTGATCGAGCAGATCGGCTCGCCGGGCGAGGTCTACGAGCACCCGTCCAGCGACTTCGTCTATCACTTCCTCGGCGACTCCAACCGCCTGCACCTGGGCGACGACCAGCACCTGCTGTTCCGTCCCCATGAAGTCTCCCTGTCGCGTCAGGAAGTGGCCGAACACCGCGCCGCCGAAGTCCGCGACATCCGCCCCCTGGGCGCGATCACCCGCGTGACCCTCAAGGTGGACGGCCAGGACGAACTGATCGAGGCCGAAGTGGTGAAGGACCACGACAGCCTGGTGGGCCTGGTGCGGGGCGAGACGCTGTTCTTCAAGCCCAAGGTCTGGCAGAAGGCGGCGGGGTTCTAA
- a CDS encoding Mpo1-like protein: MKTLIDQLGQYAEYHRDRRNIATHFVGIPLIVVAVAVLLSRPGTEAFGLWLSPAALVGLLSALYYVRLDLRYGVVMAGLLAISLWIGATLAVQGTATWLGTGLALFVVGWVIQFVGHYYEGRKPAFVDDLTGLIIGPLFVVAELGFLLGLRKGVERAVEERAGPTCIREKKAAV, from the coding sequence ATGAAAACCCTCATCGATCAACTTGGCCAGTACGCCGAATACCACCGCGACCGGCGCAATATCGCCACCCACTTCGTCGGTATCCCGCTGATCGTAGTGGCGGTGGCCGTGCTGCTGTCGCGTCCGGGCACCGAGGCCTTCGGCCTCTGGCTGTCGCCGGCAGCGCTGGTGGGCCTGCTTTCGGCGCTCTACTACGTCCGCCTCGACCTGCGCTACGGCGTGGTGATGGCGGGGCTGCTCGCCATCAGCCTGTGGATCGGCGCCACCCTCGCCGTGCAGGGCACCGCTACCTGGCTCGGCACGGGGCTGGCGCTGTTCGTGGTGGGCTGGGTGATCCAGTTCGTCGGCCACTACTACGAGGGGCGCAAGCCGGCCTTCGTCGACGACCTCACCGGGCTGATCATCGGGCCGCTGTTCGTGGTGGCGGAGCTGGGCTTCCTGCTGGGGCTGCGCAAGGGCGTGGAGCGCGCCGTGGAAGAGCGCGCAGGGCCGACCTGTATTCGGGAGAAGAAGGCTGCGGTCTGA
- a CDS encoding Crp/Fnr family transcriptional regulator, translating into MTEFKHHRDLLLTGQWFSQLPAALQDELLAIAQLRRLEPGQRLFRRGDPPCGLYAVLEGAMRIGYVSESGKEALLMLVEPPYWFGEIALFDGQARTHDAFAEGPVTLLNLPQAALLALLARQPGYWRDLALLMSQKLRLAFISLEEMSLLPAPQRLARRLLMIAEGYGGLSGRRRSIQLAQEQLASMLSVSRQTTNQILKDLEAQGVLRLTYGEIEILDIELLQRAANGKP; encoded by the coding sequence ATGACTGAATTCAAGCACCACCGCGACCTGCTGCTCACCGGCCAATGGTTCAGCCAGCTTCCCGCTGCGCTGCAGGACGAACTCCTGGCCATCGCCCAGTTGCGCCGGCTGGAGCCCGGGCAACGCCTGTTCCGCCGTGGCGATCCGCCCTGCGGGCTCTATGCGGTGCTGGAAGGCGCGATGCGCATCGGGTACGTCAGCGAAAGCGGCAAGGAAGCGCTGCTGATGCTGGTGGAACCGCCCTACTGGTTCGGCGAGATCGCCCTGTTCGACGGCCAGGCACGCACCCACGATGCCTTCGCCGAAGGCCCGGTAACCCTCCTCAATCTGCCCCAGGCGGCGCTGCTGGCCCTGCTGGCCCGACAGCCCGGCTACTGGCGCGATCTCGCCTTGCTGATGTCCCAGAAGCTGCGCCTGGCCTTCATCTCCCTGGAGGAGATGAGCCTGCTCCCGGCGCCCCAGCGCCTGGCCCGGCGGCTGCTGATGATCGCCGAAGGGTATGGCGGGCTCTCCGGTCGGCGGCGGTCGATCCAGCTGGCCCAGGAACAGCTGGCCTCGATGCTGTCGGTGTCGCGCCAGACCACCAACCAGATCCTCAAGGACCTGGAAGCCCAGGGCGTCCTGCGCCTGACCTACGGGGAAATCGAGATTCTCGATATCGAGCTGTTGCAGCGAGCGGCCAATGGCAAACCGTAG
- a CDS encoding sulfate ABC transporter substrate-binding protein — translation MSIRRFALAALASALIAGPAAAATELLNVSYDPTRELYQEYNAAFAKHWKAEGGDDVKIQQSHGGSGKQARAVIDGLKADVVTLALAGDIDELQKLGKLIPENWQTRLPQNSTPYTSTIVFLVRKGNPKGIKDWGDLTKDGVEVITPNPKTSGGARWNFLAAWAWAKKEYGSDAKAQEYVKALYKHVPVLDTGARGSTITFVNNQIGDVLLAWENEAFLALKEQGGENFEIVAPSLSILAEPPVSVVDKNVDKKGTRKVAEAYLQYLYSEEGQRIAAKNFYRPRNEKIAAEYAKQFPKLDLVTVDKDFNGWKEAQPKFFNDGGIFDQIYQAQ, via the coding sequence ATGTCGATTCGCCGTTTCGCCCTCGCCGCCCTCGCCAGTGCCCTGATCGCCGGCCCGGCTGCCGCCGCCACCGAACTGCTCAACGTGTCCTACGACCCGACCCGTGAGCTCTACCAGGAATACAACGCCGCCTTCGCCAAGCACTGGAAGGCCGAAGGTGGCGACGATGTGAAGATCCAGCAATCCCACGGCGGCTCCGGCAAGCAGGCCCGCGCCGTGATCGACGGCCTGAAGGCCGACGTGGTGACCCTCGCCCTCGCCGGCGATATCGACGAGCTGCAGAAGCTCGGCAAACTGATCCCGGAAAACTGGCAGACGCGCCTGCCGCAGAACAGCACCCCCTACACCTCGACCATCGTGTTCCTGGTGCGCAAGGGCAACCCCAAGGGCATCAAGGACTGGGGCGACCTGACCAAGGACGGTGTCGAAGTCATCACCCCGAACCCGAAAACCTCCGGCGGCGCCCGCTGGAACTTCCTGGCCGCCTGGGCCTGGGCCAAGAAGGAGTACGGCAGCGACGCCAAGGCCCAGGAATACGTGAAGGCGCTGTACAAGCACGTACCGGTGCTGGATACCGGCGCCCGTGGCTCGACCATCACCTTCGTCAACAACCAGATCGGCGACGTGCTGCTGGCCTGGGAAAACGAAGCCTTCCTGGCCCTGAAGGAACAGGGCGGCGAGAACTTCGAGATCGTCGCGCCGAGCCTGTCGATCCTGGCCGAGCCGCCGGTGTCGGTGGTGGACAAGAACGTCGACAAGAAGGGCACCCGCAAGGTCGCCGAAGCCTACCTGCAGTACCTCTACAGCGAGGAAGGCCAGCGCATCGCGGCGAAGAACTTCTACCGCCCGCGTAACGAGAAGATTGCGGCCGAGTACGCCAAGCAGTTCCCGAAACTCGACCTGGTGACCGTGGACAAGGACTTCAACGGCTGGAAGGAAGCCCAACCCAAGTTCTTCAACGACGGCGGCATCTTCGACCAGATCTACCAGGCGCAGTAA
- a CDS encoding AraC family transcriptional regulator, producing MSEPTTLASWTRALRKQLDALGLDSAALCRQAGLDPALMDDPNARYPLSATTRLWELAVAASRDPALGLKISAYVSPTTFHALGYALVASATLREVFERIVRYHQVVSDAVELELTRQGERYLFHLRVPADGVQPAPEAVDAFAAIYVRTCRNRIGRDYAPLAVHLRRPTPADPQPWQQVFRAPLVFEAQEDMLEFAVEDFERPLDDANSELAEHNEAVLRRTLEQLQQPTWARKVRACLEAQLPNGEPSAERIAQSLHLSLRSLQRHLADEGCSYEQLLGDTRQALALAHMRDPRCSISEIAYLLGFADTSSFSRAFKRWTGQSPSQYRENLTAGYR from the coding sequence ATGAGTGAACCCACCACCCTCGCCAGCTGGACCCGCGCCCTGCGCAAGCAGCTGGACGCGCTCGGCCTCGACAGCGCCGCCCTGTGCCGCCAGGCAGGACTGGACCCGGCGCTGATGGACGACCCCAACGCCCGCTACCCGCTGTCCGCCACCACGCGCCTGTGGGAGCTGGCGGTGGCAGCCAGCCGTGACCCGGCGCTGGGCCTGAAGATTTCCGCCTACGTCAGCCCCACCACCTTCCACGCCCTGGGCTACGCCCTGGTGGCCAGCGCCACGTTGCGGGAAGTCTTCGAGCGCATCGTGCGCTACCACCAGGTGGTGAGCGATGCAGTGGAGCTGGAACTCACCCGCCAGGGCGAGCGCTACCTGTTCCACCTGCGGGTGCCCGCCGACGGCGTCCAGCCCGCTCCCGAGGCGGTGGATGCCTTCGCCGCCATTTACGTGCGCACCTGCCGCAATCGCATCGGCCGTGATTACGCGCCGCTCGCCGTGCATCTGCGCCGGCCAACCCCGGCGGACCCGCAGCCCTGGCAGCAGGTGTTCCGCGCGCCACTGGTCTTCGAGGCACAGGAAGACATGCTGGAGTTCGCGGTGGAGGATTTCGAGCGGCCCCTGGACGACGCCAATTCCGAACTGGCCGAACACAACGAAGCGGTGCTCAGGCGCACCCTGGAACAGCTCCAGCAGCCCACCTGGGCCCGCAAGGTGCGTGCCTGCCTGGAGGCCCAGCTGCCCAATGGCGAGCCGTCCGCCGAGCGGATTGCCCAGTCCCTGCACCTCAGCCTGCGCAGCCTGCAGCGGCATCTGGCGGACGAGGGCTGCAGCTACGAGCAGTTGCTGGGCGATACGCGCCAGGCGCTGGCGCTGGCCCACATGCGTGACCCGCGCTGCTCCATCAGCGAGATCGCCTACCTGCTCGGCTTCGCCGACACCAGCAGCTTCAGCCGCGCCTTCAAGCGCTGGACCGGGCAGAGCCCGAGCCAGTATCGGGAAAACCTCACCGCAGGTTATCGCTGA
- a CDS encoding fatty acid desaturase yields MSRTPASPRMLNDQQRSAHIREVVMAHGNALRQRYPVLNHQDTLGAGILAFALAGMVGSALLYLNEQIAWWACLLLNAFFASLTHELEHDLIHSMYFRKRKVPHNLMMALVWMARPSTINPWIRRHLHLNHHKVSGSEADMEERAITNGEPWGLARLLMVGDNVMSSLIRMLRAKTWAQKRSILARTLKVYAPLALLNWGTWYVFLGFHAIDALASAFGAPVAWSAGTLEAMTVVDIAVVVLVGPNVLRTFCLHFVSSNMHYYGDIEAGNVIQQTQVLNPWWLWPLQAFCFNFGSTHAIHHFVVKEPFYIRQLTAPVAHRVMREMGVRFNDFGTFARANRWHPKDKPATQPAQPTLG; encoded by the coding sequence ATGTCCCGCACACCCGCAAGTCCCCGGATGCTGAATGACCAGCAGCGATCGGCCCATATTCGTGAAGTGGTGATGGCCCATGGCAACGCGCTGCGCCAGCGTTACCCCGTGCTGAACCATCAGGACACCCTCGGCGCCGGCATCCTCGCCTTCGCGCTGGCCGGCATGGTCGGCTCCGCCCTGCTCTACCTCAATGAGCAGATCGCCTGGTGGGCCTGCCTGCTCCTCAACGCCTTCTTCGCGTCGCTGACCCATGAGCTGGAGCACGACCTGATCCACAGCATGTACTTCCGCAAGCGCAAGGTGCCCCACAACCTGATGATGGCGCTGGTGTGGATGGCGCGGCCCAGCACAATCAACCCCTGGATCCGCCGCCACCTGCACCTGAATCACCACAAGGTGTCCGGCTCCGAGGCCGACATGGAGGAGCGCGCCATCACCAACGGCGAACCGTGGGGACTGGCGCGGCTGCTGATGGTAGGGGACAACGTGATGTCCTCGCTGATCCGCATGCTGCGGGCGAAGACCTGGGCGCAGAAGCGCAGCATCCTGGCGCGCACCCTGAAGGTCTACGCGCCCCTGGCGCTGCTGAACTGGGGCACCTGGTATGTCTTCCTCGGCTTCCATGCCATCGATGCGCTGGCCTCGGCCTTCGGCGCGCCCGTCGCCTGGTCCGCCGGCACCCTGGAGGCGATGACGGTCGTCGATATCGCGGTGGTGGTGCTGGTGGGGCCGAACGTCCTGCGCACCTTCTGCCTGCACTTCGTCAGTTCCAACATGCACTACTACGGCGATATCGAGGCGGGCAACGTGATCCAGCAGACCCAGGTGCTCAACCCCTGGTGGCTGTGGCCGCTGCAGGCCTTCTGCTTCAACTTCGGCAGCACCCACGCCATCCACCATTTCGTGGTCAAGGAACCCTTCTACATCCGCCAGCTCACCGCGCCGGTGGCCCACCGGGTGATGCGTGAGATGGGTGTGCGCTTCAACGATTTCGGCACCTTCGCCCGCGCCAACCGCTGGCACCCGAAGGACAAGCCGGCGACGCAACCCGCCCAACCCACCCTTGGATAG
- the dibA gene encoding phosphodiesterase DibA, with amino-acid sequence MRSKFSALRLVLPYFILASLWVLFSDRLLIALVGDRELLDELQTAKGLFFVLVTSVLLFSLVCLHLRHLKHYLDARRAHESSLRQAAAVFDSTQEGVLVTDAECRIVHVNRAFARITGFEEAEVLGENPRIFSSGRHAPDFYQAMWHALNNRREWSGEVWNRRKNGEIYPLWQNLRAIHDDDGQLTHYVAVFSDISAIKRSQRELDFLAHHDPLTNLPNRLLFTERVEQVLERTRRERQHGAVLLLDLDHFKHINESLGPSQGDLLLKMVGTRLQALLEGGMTLARLGGDEFGLLWDNCPHPDQAAALAERIRAELCTPFRLGGHDLFISTSLGISLFPDGDDSVEQVMRNADSALFKAKSTGRDSYAFYSQELTEQAHQRVELVGALRRALEQGQLRVHYQPIQRLADSRLIGFEALVRWEHPERGLVPPGEFIPVAEESGLIGHIDAWVLEQACRQMQRWLEQGRDLVFVAVNLSCRQFRRAELDAEVARVLADTGLAPHYLELEITESAVMEDPDSAEGLLTRLRDLGVRLAIDDFGTGYSSLQRLKRLPVHKLKIDQSFVRGLPADQNDIAIAHAVTALGHSLGLSVLAEGIEGDAQADFLRELGCDYGQGYLFSRPLPAADVERLWVAA; translated from the coding sequence ATGCGTTCCAAGTTCAGCGCCCTGCGACTGGTGCTGCCCTATTTCATACTCGCCAGCCTCTGGGTGCTGTTCAGCGATCGCCTGCTGATTGCCCTGGTGGGTGATCGCGAGTTGCTGGACGAGCTGCAGACCGCCAAGGGCCTGTTCTTCGTCCTGGTCACCAGCGTCCTGCTGTTCTCCCTGGTCTGCCTGCACCTGCGCCATCTGAAGCATTACCTGGACGCCCGTCGCGCCCATGAAAGCAGCCTGCGCCAGGCGGCGGCGGTGTTCGACAGCACCCAGGAAGGCGTGCTGGTCACCGATGCCGAGTGCCGCATCGTTCACGTCAACCGCGCCTTCGCCCGCATCACCGGCTTCGAGGAAGCCGAGGTCCTGGGCGAGAACCCGCGCATCTTCAGTTCCGGCCGCCACGCTCCGGACTTCTACCAGGCCATGTGGCACGCGCTGAACAACCGCCGGGAATGGAGCGGCGAAGTGTGGAACCGGCGCAAGAATGGCGAGATCTACCCGCTCTGGCAGAACCTCCGCGCCATCCACGACGACGACGGCCAGCTCACCCACTACGTGGCGGTGTTCTCCGATATCAGCGCGATCAAGCGTTCCCAGCGCGAGCTGGACTTCCTCGCCCACCACGACCCGCTGACCAACCTGCCCAACCGCCTGCTCTTCACCGAGCGTGTCGAGCAGGTGCTGGAGCGCACGCGTCGCGAACGGCAGCACGGCGCGGTCCTGCTGCTCGACCTGGACCACTTCAAGCACATCAATGAAAGCCTCGGCCCGTCCCAGGGCGACCTGCTGCTGAAAATGGTCGGCACACGCCTGCAGGCGCTGCTGGAAGGCGGCATGACCCTGGCGCGTCTGGGCGGCGACGAATTCGGCCTGCTCTGGGACAACTGCCCCCACCCCGACCAGGCAGCGGCCCTGGCCGAACGCATCCGCGCCGAACTCTGCACCCCATTCCGCCTGGGCGGGCACGACCTGTTCATCAGCACCAGCCTGGGCATCAGCCTCTTCCCGGACGGCGACGACAGCGTCGAGCAGGTGATGCGCAATGCCGACTCGGCGCTCTTCAAGGCGAAGAGTACCGGTCGCGATTCCTATGCCTTCTACAGCCAGGAACTGACCGAGCAGGCGCACCAGCGCGTCGAGCTGGTCGGCGCCCTGCGCCGCGCCCTGGAGCAGGGCCAGCTGCGGGTTCACTACCAGCCCATCCAGCGCCTGGCCGACAGCCGCCTGATCGGCTTCGAGGCCCTGGTGCGCTGGGAGCACCCCGAGCGCGGCCTGGTGCCCCCGGGCGAGTTCATTCCGGTGGCCGAGGAAAGCGGACTGATCGGCCATATCGACGCCTGGGTCCTGGAGCAGGCCTGCCGCCAGATGCAGCGCTGGCTGGAGCAGGGACGGGACCTGGTCTTCGTGGCGGTCAACCTGTCGTGCCGACAGTTCCGCCGCGCCGAGCTGGATGCCGAAGTGGCCCGGGTGCTGGCCGACACCGGTCTCGCGCCGCACTACCTGGAACTGGAAATCACCGAGAGCGCGGTGATGGAAGATCCGGACTCCGCCGAAGGCCTGCTCACACGCCTGCGCGACCTGGGCGTCCGCCTGGCCATCGACGATTTCGGCACGGGCTACTCCTCCCTCCAGCGCCTCAAGCGCCTGCCCGTGCACAAGCTGAAGATCGACCAGAGCTTCGTGCGCGGCCTGCCGGCCGACCAGAACGACATCGCCATTGCCCACGCCGTTACCGCCCTGGGCCACAGCCTTGGGCTCAGCGTGCTGGCCGAGGGCATCGAGGGCGATGCCCAGGCCGACTTCCTCCGCGAACTGGGTTGCGACTACGGCCAGGGCTACCTGTTCAGCCGCCCGCTGCCGGCGGCTGACGTGGAACGCCTCTGGGTCGCCGCCTGA